From Micromonospora sp. NBC_01699, a single genomic window includes:
- the coaD gene encoding pantetheine-phosphate adenylyltransferase, which translates to MLHRPVGDPRSSRAVYPGTFDPFTDGHRDLVDRARRLFEHVTVLVAVNDEKRPTKSGAERALDLRGALPADWENVTVAAWSGLTVAYCQQHGAGVIIRGLRNAVDAVRENQLAAMNETLGIATLFMPARPELATISSTVVRAAATWPH; encoded by the coding sequence ATGCTTCACCGGCCTGTGGGCGATCCCCGAAGCTCCCGAGCTGTCTATCCCGGAACGTTCGACCCCTTCACTGACGGTCATCGAGATCTCGTCGATCGGGCGCGGCGCCTGTTCGAACACGTAACGGTGCTGGTCGCGGTCAACGATGAGAAGCGGCCCACCAAGTCCGGTGCGGAACGCGCGCTGGACCTACGTGGCGCACTCCCGGCGGACTGGGAGAACGTGACAGTCGCGGCCTGGAGCGGGCTGACCGTGGCCTACTGTCAGCAACACGGAGCCGGAGTGATCATCCGTGGGTTGCGAAACGCCGTCGACGCGGTGCGCGAGAATCAGCTGGCAGCGATGAACGAGACGCTGGGTATCGCGACCCTGTTCATGCCGGCTCGACCCGAACTTGCCACGATTTCCTCGACCGTGGTCCGCGCCGCCGCGACCTGGCCGCACTGA
- a CDS encoding Hsp70 family protein: MNTTARLAVDLGTTHTVAVIHRPGQPPRPLLFDGTPLLPSGVYVDPTGTTHTGRDAHRLAGNQPDRFEPHPKRRIDDGTILLGDNDIPIEQLLAAGLRRVADEARLTGTNPTDTTVLTCPADWGQPRRNLLRAAAHLAGLGTVDLIDEPVAAAHYCLDLLGPQLPPGATLAIFDFGGGTLDVTVIRREPTGPRVLATGGLDDLGGIDIDDALVAHLGQLIALRDPDLWRRLHHPTTAVDRRDRQTLWTEVRAAKEMLSRTATAPVTVPGRTEPLHLTREELDRIAAPLVARAVDETRRVLQRAGTEPTTLAALLLVGGSSRMPLVASRLHARLGIAPAVPEQPELPVAYGALHHRPTQPPPPPRPPAAHPGPVPPPRPQPPTPTTPPARRRTRRAVITTTALVAVAACVGTTITSGTWLADRISGALNQANRIPGITNNQPPTDGNLKPGQTRPAATGAAAVTIADTADTAVISATVTAGKTEVSALPGNGGAATWTVAIPIEPADLTLTTIDTPAPGDDLVIVDGKDSATDAGKPVRAVLNATSGKLLWKATWTNRYDVAHYGTNAIIETRGSIDGNAVTSIDLRTGKQRWNRPGNSDLLIIDSHRIEALRQWPAATVDPTAGTLPAVKGALRDTITTSPTVIELNTSTGKGFALDATTGKLKSSGNLPLDEDRWVAYDNLVIGKLSDEASPARDVLAAYNVADLKQKWKLELPAGVDIENVKPCGPQLICAAINETRNNRVIALDTRTGKQTWSTPTESAGDENWYTTATMLVCGDGTFDRISEARVLGQNDGKQLRQLPQFTNVTATDGTNMVLQSYNGTTEQWQVAVQEITSGRTTSGADVGPEPPEHVTIHKDLVAVLTADRRALTFKITDLAQPAK, encoded by the coding sequence GTGAACACAACGGCCCGGCTCGCCGTCGACCTCGGCACCACCCACACCGTCGCGGTCATCCACCGACCCGGCCAACCACCCCGACCACTCCTGTTCGACGGCACCCCACTGCTACCCAGCGGCGTCTACGTCGACCCCACCGGCACCACCCACACCGGCCGCGACGCACACCGACTCGCCGGCAACCAACCCGACCGCTTCGAACCACACCCCAAACGCCGCATCGACGACGGCACCATCCTCCTCGGCGACAACGACATCCCCATCGAACAACTCCTCGCCGCCGGCCTCCGCCGAGTCGCCGACGAAGCCCGCCTCACCGGCACCAACCCCACCGACACCACCGTCCTCACCTGCCCCGCCGACTGGGGCCAACCCCGCCGCAACCTCCTGCGCGCCGCCGCACACCTCGCCGGCCTCGGCACCGTCGACCTCATCGACGAACCCGTCGCCGCCGCCCACTACTGCCTCGACCTCCTCGGCCCCCAACTCCCACCCGGCGCCACCCTCGCCATCTTCGACTTCGGCGGCGGCACCCTCGACGTCACCGTCATCCGCCGCGAACCCACCGGCCCACGAGTGCTCGCCACCGGCGGACTCGACGACCTCGGCGGCATCGACATCGACGACGCCCTCGTCGCCCACCTCGGCCAACTCATCGCCCTACGCGACCCCGACCTCTGGCGACGACTCCACCACCCCACCACCGCAGTCGACCGCCGCGACCGCCAAACCCTCTGGACCGAGGTACGCGCCGCCAAGGAAATGCTCTCCCGCACCGCCACCGCACCCGTCACCGTCCCCGGCCGCACCGAACCCCTGCACCTCACCCGCGAAGAACTCGACCGCATCGCCGCCCCACTCGTCGCCCGAGCCGTCGACGAAACCCGCCGCGTCCTCCAACGCGCCGGCACCGAACCCACCACCCTCGCCGCACTCCTGCTCGTCGGCGGATCCAGCCGCATGCCCCTGGTCGCCAGCCGCCTGCACGCCCGCCTCGGCATCGCCCCCGCCGTACCCGAACAACCCGAACTCCCCGTCGCCTACGGCGCCCTCCACCACCGCCCCACCCAACCCCCACCACCACCGCGACCGCCGGCAGCCCACCCCGGACCCGTACCACCACCCCGCCCCCAACCACCCACCCCGACCACACCCCCCGCACGCCGCCGCACCCGACGCGCCGTCATCACCACAACCGCACTCGTGGCCGTCGCCGCCTGCGTCGGCACCACCATCACCAGCGGCACCTGGCTCGCCGACCGCATCAGCGGCGCCCTCAACCAGGCCAACCGCATCCCCGGCATAACGAACAACCAACCACCCACCGACGGCAACCTCAAACCCGGCCAAACCCGGCCGGCAGCCACCGGCGCCGCCGCCGTCACCATCGCCGACACCGCCGACACCGCCGTCATCTCCGCCACCGTCACCGCCGGCAAAACCGAGGTCAGCGCCCTACCCGGCAACGGGGGAGCCGCAACCTGGACCGTCGCGATACCGATCGAACCCGCCGACCTCACCCTCACCACCATCGACACCCCCGCACCCGGCGACGACCTCGTCATCGTCGACGGAAAAGACTCCGCCACCGACGCCGGCAAACCCGTACGCGCCGTCCTCAACGCCACCAGCGGCAAACTCCTCTGGAAAGCCACCTGGACCAACCGCTACGACGTCGCCCACTACGGCACCAACGCCATCATCGAAACCCGCGGCTCCATTGACGGCAACGCCGTGACCAGCATCGACCTACGCACCGGCAAACAACGCTGGAACCGGCCCGGCAACTCCGACCTGCTCATCATCGACAGCCACCGCATCGAAGCCCTGCGCCAATGGCCCGCCGCCACCGTCGACCCCACCGCCGGCACCCTGCCCGCCGTGAAGGGCGCACTGCGCGACACCATCACCACCAGCCCGACCGTGATCGAACTCAACACCAGCACCGGCAAGGGCTTCGCCCTCGACGCCACCACCGGCAAACTCAAGAGCAGCGGAAACCTACCGCTCGACGAGGACCGCTGGGTCGCCTACGACAACCTCGTCATCGGCAAACTCAGCGACGAGGCCTCACCCGCCCGCGACGTACTCGCCGCGTACAACGTCGCCGACCTCAAACAGAAATGGAAACTCGAACTCCCCGCCGGCGTCGACATCGAAAACGTCAAACCCTGCGGCCCGCAACTCATCTGCGCCGCCATCAACGAAACCCGCAACAACCGCGTCATCGCCCTGGACACCCGTACCGGCAAACAAACCTGGTCCACGCCGACCGAATCAGCCGGCGACGAGAACTGGTACACCACCGCCACCATGCTCGTCTGCGGCGACGGCACCTTCGACCGCATCTCCGAAGCCCGCGTGCTCGGCCAGAACGACGGCAAACAACTCCGCCAGCTCCCGCAGTTCACCAACGTCACCGCCACCGACGGCACCAACATGGTGCTCCAGAGCTACAACGGCACCACCGAACAGTGGCAGGTCGCCGTCCAGGAGATCACCAGCGGGCGCACCACCAGCGGCGCCGACGTCGGCCCCGAACCACCCGAACACGTGACCATCCACAAGGACCTCGTCGCCGTCCTCACCGCCGACCGACGCGCCCTCACCTTCAAGATCACCGACCTCGCTCAACCAGCCAAGTGA
- a CDS encoding tyrosine-type recombinase/integrase, whose product MQDKGDIPLLELVEEFLTARGTRKPSPHTLQAYRRDLLAIGRLIADNSTPPLPLAELPLSALTARTLRAAFARFAAPRAVASIYRAWSTWNSFFTFLVTDQVVAGNPMPAVDKPAAPLPLPKPLRGEDTPEQLLRAVAWEDQRQRHPWPERDLVVLALALCAGLRLSELLALRVGSMAGRPGERRVEVSGKGGRPRVVPIEPELDAVVAGYLDSRRRRFGTRTVRRESVLLVDRHGEPLRRGGLQYLVESCYRRAGITDRVPRGAQLHALRHTFATRLAEDGATASEIMWLLGHASLTTSQNYIDVTAGQQRAAVRANRTNRALTGLAGERTSEPSGGVGHLAG is encoded by the coding sequence ATGCAGGACAAAGGTGACATACCGCTACTTGAGTTGGTCGAGGAGTTCCTGACCGCACGGGGCACCCGCAAGCCGTCCCCGCACACCCTCCAGGCATACCGGCGGGACCTGCTCGCCATCGGTCGGCTGATCGCCGACAACAGCACCCCTCCCCTCCCCCTGGCCGAGCTGCCGTTGTCCGCGCTCACCGCCCGCACCCTCCGGGCGGCGTTCGCCCGGTTCGCCGCTCCCCGGGCCGTCGCCTCCATCTACCGCGCCTGGTCGACCTGGAACAGTTTCTTCACCTTCCTCGTCACCGACCAGGTGGTGGCCGGCAACCCGATGCCGGCGGTCGACAAACCCGCGGCACCACTCCCCCTGCCCAAGCCCCTGCGCGGCGAGGACACCCCGGAGCAGTTGCTGCGGGCGGTGGCGTGGGAGGACCAGCGGCAGCGTCACCCGTGGCCGGAGCGGGACCTGGTCGTGCTCGCCCTGGCGCTCTGCGCGGGGCTGCGTCTGTCCGAGCTGCTCGCGTTGCGGGTCGGTTCGATGGCCGGGCGGCCCGGTGAGCGGCGGGTCGAGGTGAGTGGCAAGGGTGGCCGGCCCCGGGTGGTTCCGATCGAGCCGGAGCTCGACGCGGTGGTGGCGGGCTATCTGGACAGCCGGCGGCGGCGGTTCGGGACCCGTACGGTGCGGCGGGAGTCGGTGCTGCTGGTGGATCGGCACGGTGAGCCGTTGCGTCGGGGTGGGTTGCAGTACCTGGTCGAGTCGTGTTACCGGCGTGCGGGCATCACCGATCGGGTGCCCCGTGGCGCGCAGTTGCACGCGTTGCGGCACACGTTCGCGACCCGGTTGGCCGAGGACGGTGCCACCGCCTCGGAGATCATGTGGTTGTTGGGGCACGCGAGTTTGACGACGAGTCAGAACTACATCGACGTGACGGCGGGTCAGCAGCGGGCGGCGGTGCGGGCCAACCGTACGAATCGGGCGTTGACCGGGTTGGCGGGTGAGCGTACGTCAGAGCCTTCGGGGGGTGTGGGTCACTTGGCTGGTTGA